One window from the genome of Hypanus sabinus isolate sHypSab1 chromosome 16, sHypSab1.hap1, whole genome shotgun sequence encodes:
- the LOC132406330 gene encoding cyclin-dependent kinase 4 inhibitor D-like, translating into MVNSMFGGDKLSGAAAQGNWREVKRLLNEEKVNANAVNKYGRTALQVMMLGCTFVAEELLKNGADPNVRDKNGFSPAHDIARSGFLDTMVVLMKYQSDVNLEDASGCLPIHLAAQEGHLNVVQFLASRSSIWHKNHRGQTPLDLARVSGRTEVVEWLEQVIQCQSSQ; encoded by the exons ATGGTCAATAGCATGTTCGGCGGTGACAAACTGAGTGGGGCTGCTGCGCAAGGGAACTGGCGAGAGGTTAAACGTCTTCTGAACGAAGAGAAGGTGAATGCGAACGCGGTGAATAAATACGGACGGACCGCATTGCAG GTGATGATGTTGGGGTGTACCTTTGTTGCAGAGGAGCTACTGAAGAATGGAGCGGACCCCAATGTCCGGGATAAAAATGGCTTTTCCCCAGCACACGACATAGCCCGCAGTGGTTTCTTGGATACCATGGTGGTCCTGATGAAGTACCAATCTGATGTAAACTTGGAGGATGCCTCGGGCTGTCTACCAATACATCTGGCTGCCCAAGAGGGCCACCTAAATGTTGTGCAGTTCCTGGCTTCTAGGTCAAGCATTTGGCACAAGAACCACAGAGGGCAGACCCCACTTGATTTGGCACGGGTTTCAGGCAGAACTGAAGTGGTGGAATGGCTGGAGCAAGTAATACAATGCCAAAGCTCACAGTGA